The following coding sequences lie in one Oceanicola sp. 502str15 genomic window:
- a CDS encoding NAD(P)H-dependent oxidoreductase subunit E gives MNRIAKDFARRDASQPKGRQVEEAALEEVTRLLGDMPRRADLLIEALHRLQDARGHLSAAHLAALAELFRMAQAEVYEVATFYHHFDVVKEGEAAPAPVTIRVCESLTCALAGAEGLIETLKGITDPERIRIQPVPCIGACDRAPAAQVGKLAVDHATPASLTEAATGPLAPVIPDYEGLESYREAGGYDIYEQIRAGEITPEAAIETMSDAGLRGLGGAGFPAGKKWGFVRGYEAPRLMTVNGDEGEPGTFKDRWWLERKPHRMLEGALIAAHVVGCERIYIYMRDEYPAVLAILKAEVEALEHAGLAHVPIEIRRGAGAYICGEESAMIESIEGKRGLPRHRPPYIAEVGLFGRPTLNHNVETLSWVPDILRNGAGWFSSQGYGPDHNGLRSYSVSGRVASPGVKLAPAGIPLQELIDQHCGGMAPGHSFKAFLPGGASGGIFPASEAHRAMDFGEFEKDQGFIGSHAVMILSHEDSVKDAALNMIRFFEHESCGQCTPCRSGTAKAAAILSGETPSSDLLNDLITVMTDSSICGLGQAAGNPIRHLLRYFPEELA, from the coding sequence ATGAACCGGATAGCCAAGGATTTTGCCCGCCGCGATGCCAGCCAGCCCAAGGGGCGGCAGGTGGAGGAGGCGGCGCTCGAGGAGGTCACACGGCTGCTCGGCGACATGCCGCGCCGTGCCGACCTGCTGATCGAGGCGCTGCATCGCCTGCAGGACGCGAGGGGCCATCTGTCGGCGGCGCATCTGGCCGCGCTGGCCGAGCTGTTCCGCATGGCCCAGGCCGAGGTTTACGAGGTGGCCACCTTCTATCACCATTTCGACGTGGTGAAGGAGGGCGAGGCCGCGCCCGCGCCGGTCACCATCCGGGTCTGCGAAAGCCTCACCTGTGCGCTCGCGGGCGCCGAAGGCCTGATCGAGACCCTCAAGGGCATCACCGACCCCGAGCGCATCCGCATCCAGCCGGTGCCCTGCATCGGCGCCTGCGACCGTGCGCCTGCCGCGCAGGTCGGCAAGCTGGCCGTCGACCACGCCACGCCCGCCTCGCTGACCGAGGCCGCCACCGGCCCGCTCGCCCCGGTGATCCCCGACTACGAGGGGCTGGAAAGCTACCGCGAGGCGGGCGGCTACGACATCTACGAGCAGATCCGCGCCGGCGAGATCACCCCCGAGGCGGCCATCGAGACCATGTCGGATGCCGGGCTGCGCGGCCTTGGCGGCGCGGGCTTTCCGGCGGGCAAGAAGTGGGGCTTCGTGCGTGGCTATGAGGCCCCCCGCCTGATGACCGTGAACGGCGACGAGGGCGAGCCCGGCACCTTCAAGGACCGCTGGTGGCTCGAGCGCAAACCCCACCGCATGCTGGAGGGCGCGCTGATCGCCGCCCATGTCGTCGGCTGCGAGCGCATCTATATCTACATGCGCGACGAATACCCGGCGGTGCTCGCCATCCTCAAGGCCGAGGTCGAGGCGCTCGAGCACGCGGGCCTCGCTCATGTGCCGATCGAGATCCGGCGCGGGGCCGGGGCCTATATCTGCGGCGAAGAGAGCGCGATGATCGAGAGCATCGAGGGCAAACGCGGCCTGCCGCGCCATCGCCCGCCCTACATCGCCGAGGTCGGCCTGTTCGGCCGCCCCACGCTCAACCACAATGTCGAAACCCTCTCCTGGGTGCCTGATATCCTGCGCAACGGCGCAGGCTGGTTCTCCTCTCAAGGCTATGGCCCAGACCACAACGGCCTGCGCTCCTATTCCGTCTCGGGCCGCGTCGCCAGCCCCGGCGTCAAGCTCGCGCCCGCCGGCATTCCGCTGCAGGAGCTGATCGACCAGCACTGCGGCGGCATGGCCCCCGGCCACAGCTTCAAGGCCTTCCTGCCCGGCGGCGCATCGGGCGGCATCTTCCCCGCCTCCGAAGCCCACCGCGCCATGGATTTCGGAGAGTTCGAGAAGGACCAGGGCTTCATCGGCTCCCACGCCGTGATGATTCTCAGCCATGAAGATTCGGTTAAGGATGCCGCGCTGAACATGATCCGCTTCTTCGAGCACGAGAGCTGCGGCCAGTGCACCCCCTGCCGCTCGGGCACCGCCAAGGCCGCCGCGATCCTCTCGGGCGAGACCCCCTCGAGCGACCTGCTGAACGATCTCATCACCGTCATGACCGACAGTTCCATCTGCGGTCTCGGCCAGGCCGCGGGCAACCCGATCCGCCACCTGCTGCGCTACTTCCCGGAGGAGTTGGCATGA
- the fdhF gene encoding formate dehydrogenase subunit alpha, whose amino-acid sequence MKDLPTTVTFQLDGKDVTAEAHETIWQVAKREGTAIPHLCYKDDPEYRSDGNCRACMVEIEGERVLAASCKRRVSEGLKVQTATDRVTTNRRLVFDLLASDMPARETSPDPDARFWHQAELAGLAETHFPSTRPGARKEIPVDSIFRDASHPSIAVNLDACISCTLCERACRDVQVNDVIGMAARGTHNLPVFDQNDPMGLSSCVACGECVQACPTGALMEKTLLNEEATKRTEYAEKKVESVCPFCGVGCQTELSVKDNKIIQVEGRKGPANRGKLCIKGRFGYDYVLSPERLTKPLIRRDDAPKDAHAKLSTDRIHEVFREATWEEALEKASGGLKTIITRDGGQALAGFGSAKGTNEEAYLFQKLVRQGFGTNNVDHCTRLCHASSVAALMEGVGSGAVSAPFTDAEKSDCIIIIGARPEQNHPVAATYFKQAAKNGATLIVMDPRRQGLMRHATHSVVFEPGRDVALLNAMIHTIIDEGLTDTQYIQANTSGFEALTEKVKGFTPEEMAPICGVPADEIKAIARAFAKAERGIIFWGMGISQHVHGTDNSRCLIALSLITGHVGRPGTGLHPLRGQNNVQGASDAGLIPMFYPDYKSVESADLITQYQDAWGRTLDPARGLTVVEIMHAIHAGEIKGMYVQGENPAMSDPDQHHARAALASLEHLVVQDIFFTETAWHADVILPASSQAEKLGTYTNSNRQVQIGRPVLDPPGEARQDWELIMQVANGIGCGWTYTDPSEIYTEMAGFMPSLDNISWERIEAEGSVTYPANAPDEPGQEVIFDTGFPTEDGRARIVPTDLVPPDEMPDDEFPLVLTTGRMLEHWHTGAMTRTSHALNAQEPEPVVSMHPRDIGRMGFTRGQQVTVETRRGDITLTLRADRDVTQGMLFIAFCFRDAPANFLTNPQLDPYGKIPEFKFAAARIRAAT is encoded by the coding sequence ATGAAAGACCTCCCCACCACCGTCACCTTCCAGCTCGATGGCAAGGACGTCACCGCCGAGGCCCACGAAACCATCTGGCAGGTCGCCAAGCGCGAAGGCACCGCCATCCCGCACCTCTGCTACAAGGACGACCCCGAGTACCGCTCCGACGGCAACTGCCGCGCCTGCATGGTGGAAATCGAGGGCGAGCGCGTGCTGGCCGCCTCCTGCAAGCGCCGCGTCTCCGAAGGCCTCAAGGTCCAAACCGCCACCGACCGCGTCACCACCAACCGCCGCCTCGTCTTCGACCTGCTCGCCTCCGACATGCCCGCCCGCGAAACCTCGCCCGACCCGGACGCCCGCTTCTGGCATCAGGCCGAACTCGCTGGCCTCGCCGAAACTCACTTCCCTTCCACCCGTCCCGGCGCGCGCAAGGAAATCCCGGTCGACTCCATCTTCCGCGATGCCTCCCACCCCTCCATCGCCGTCAACCTCGACGCCTGCATCTCCTGCACCCTCTGCGAGCGCGCCTGCCGCGACGTGCAGGTCAATGACGTGATCGGCATGGCCGCCCGCGGCACCCATAACCTGCCGGTTTTCGACCAGAACGACCCGATGGGCCTCTCCTCCTGCGTCGCCTGCGGCGAATGCGTGCAGGCCTGCCCCACCGGCGCGCTGATGGAAAAGACCCTCCTCAACGAAGAGGCCACCAAACGCACCGAATACGCCGAGAAAAAGGTGGAGTCCGTCTGCCCCTTCTGCGGCGTCGGCTGCCAGACCGAACTCTCCGTCAAGGACAACAAGATCATCCAGGTCGAAGGCCGCAAAGGCCCCGCCAACCGCGGCAAGCTCTGCATCAAGGGCCGCTTCGGCTATGACTACGTGCTCTCCCCCGAGCGCCTGACCAAGCCCCTGATCCGCCGCGACGACGCCCCGAAAGACGCCCACGCCAAGCTCTCCACCGACCGCATCCACGAGGTCTTCCGCGAGGCCACTTGGGAGGAGGCGCTCGAAAAAGCCTCCGGCGGCCTGAAAACCATCATCACCCGTGACGGCGGCCAGGCCCTCGCCGGCTTCGGCTCCGCCAAGGGCACCAACGAAGAGGCCTACCTCTTCCAAAAGCTCGTCCGCCAAGGCTTCGGCACCAACAACGTTGATCACTGCACCCGCCTCTGCCACGCCTCCTCCGTGGCCGCCCTCATGGAAGGCGTCGGCTCCGGCGCCGTCTCCGCCCCCTTCACCGATGCCGAGAAGTCAGACTGCATCATCATCATCGGCGCCCGCCCCGAGCAGAACCACCCGGTCGCCGCGACCTACTTCAAACAGGCCGCCAAAAACGGCGCCACCCTCATCGTGATGGACCCGCGCCGCCAGGGCCTGATGCGCCACGCCACCCATTCCGTGGTCTTCGAGCCGGGCCGCGATGTGGCGCTGCTGAACGCCATGATCCACACCATCATCGACGAGGGCCTGACCGACACCCAATATATCCAGGCCAATACCTCCGGCTTCGAGGCCCTCACCGAAAAGGTCAAAGGCTTCACCCCCGAGGAAATGGCCCCGATCTGCGGCGTCCCTGCCGATGAGATCAAGGCCATCGCCCGCGCCTTCGCCAAGGCCGAGCGCGGCATCATCTTCTGGGGCATGGGCATCTCCCAGCACGTCCACGGCACCGACAACTCTCGCTGCCTGATCGCGCTCTCGCTCATCACCGGCCACGTCGGCCGCCCCGGCACCGGCCTCCACCCCCTTCGCGGCCAGAACAACGTGCAGGGCGCCTCCGACGCCGGGCTGATCCCCATGTTCTACCCCGATTACAAATCGGTCGAGAGCGCCGACCTCATCACCCAGTATCAGGACGCATGGGGCCGTACCCTCGATCCGGCCCGCGGCCTCACCGTGGTCGAAATCATGCACGCCATCCACGCGGGCGAGATCAAGGGCATGTATGTGCAGGGCGAAAACCCCGCCATGTCCGACCCCGACCAGCACCACGCCCGCGCCGCGCTCGCCTCGCTCGAACACCTCGTGGTGCAGGATATCTTCTTCACCGAAACCGCATGGCACGCCGATGTGATCCTGCCGGCCTCCTCGCAGGCCGAAAAGCTCGGCACCTACACCAACTCCAACCGGCAGGTCCAAATCGGCCGCCCGGTGCTCGACCCACCCGGCGAAGCCCGGCAGGACTGGGAACTCATCATGCAGGTCGCCAACGGCATCGGCTGCGGCTGGACCTACACCGATCCCTCCGAGATCTACACCGAGATGGCCGGCTTCATGCCCTCGCTCGACAACATCTCATGGGAGCGGATCGAGGCCGAAGGCTCCGTCACCTACCCGGCCAACGCCCCCGACGAGCCGGGGCAGGAGGTGATCTTCGACACCGGCTTCCCCACCGAAGACGGCCGCGCCCGCATCGTCCCCACCGATCTCGTCCCGCCGGATGAAATGCCTGATGACGAGTTCCCCCTCGTCCTCACCACCGGCCGGATGCTGGAGCACTGGCACACCGGCGCCATGACCCGCACCAGCCACGCGCTGAATGCGCAAGAGCCCGAGCCCGTCGTCTCCATGCACCCCCGCGACATCGGCCGCATGGGCTTCACCCGCGGCCAGCAGGTGACGGTGGAGACCCGCCGCGGCGACATCACCCTCACCCTGCGGGCAGACCGCGACGTGACCCAGGGCATGCTCTTCATCGCCTTCTGCTTCCGCGACGCCCCGGCCAACTTCCTCACGAACCCACAACTCGACCCCTACGGAAAGATCCCCGAGTTCAAATTCGCCGCCGCCCGCATCCGCGCCGCCACCTGA
- a CDS encoding HEXXH motif-containing putative peptide modification protein → MTPENLLAFPPDADRAGFLDSRMHRELSASLAHLAEACAEAHHPAATPLAEAARLLQNQRVGPEAFARYFLIGTALLEGREAEVEADAVALLADVRAGRAPFRVSPRGGAGELDGLMDRQMGEEAACFAPVAPETAATFATLLDTGLDLLCAGLPALHAEITTITHHVVAATAPDDATMQFDGASHYQFWGLLLLNPRFHTTRLAIAEVLAHESAHSLLFGLTIDDPLVLNAEGALFASPLRADPRPMDGIYHATFVSARMAWAMEGLAASGLLSPEEHQQALAAARSDRANFHAGNGVIEAHGLLSPTGETILRNARNWIAA, encoded by the coding sequence ATGACACCCGAAAATCTGCTGGCTTTCCCGCCCGATGCCGATCGGGCGGGATTTCTCGACTCGCGGATGCACCGCGAGCTTTCGGCCAGCCTCGCGCATCTCGCCGAGGCCTGCGCCGAGGCGCATCATCCCGCCGCAACGCCCCTGGCCGAAGCCGCCCGCCTGCTGCAAAACCAGCGGGTCGGGCCCGAGGCCTTCGCGCGCTACTTCCTCATCGGCACGGCGCTGCTTGAGGGCCGCGAGGCCGAGGTGGAGGCCGATGCCGTCGCGCTGCTGGCCGATGTCCGCGCCGGCCGCGCCCCCTTCCGGGTCTCGCCGCGCGGCGGGGCAGGGGAACTCGACGGGCTGATGGACCGGCAGATGGGCGAGGAAGCCGCCTGCTTCGCCCCGGTCGCACCCGAGACCGCCGCCACCTTCGCCACCCTCCTCGACACCGGCCTCGACCTGCTGTGCGCCGGGCTTCCCGCGCTCCACGCCGAGATCACCACCATCACCCACCACGTCGTCGCCGCCACCGCGCCCGACGACGCGACGATGCAGTTCGACGGCGCCTCCCACTACCAGTTCTGGGGCCTCCTGCTGCTCAACCCGCGCTTCCACACCACCCGCCTCGCCATCGCCGAGGTGCTGGCCCATGAAAGCGCCCACTCCCTCCTCTTCGGCCTCACCATCGACGACCCCCTCGTGCTCAACGCCGAGGGCGCGCTTTTCGCCTCGCCCCTGCGCGCCGATCCGCGCCCGATGGACGGCATCTACCACGCCACCTTCGTCTCCGCCCGCATGGCCTGGGCGATGGAAGGGCTCGCCGCCTCCGGCCTGCTCTCCCCCGAAGAGCACCAGCAGGCCCTCGCCGCCGCCCGCTCAGACCGCGCCAATTTCCACGCCGGCAACGGCGTGATCGAGGCCCACGGCCTGCTCTCCCCCACCGGCGAGACCATCCTGCGCAATGCCCGCAACTGGATCGCCGCCTGA
- the murA gene encoding UDP-N-acetylglucosamine 1-carboxyvinyltransferase — protein sequence MDRIVVKGNGALSGDIPISGAKNACLTLMPATLLSEEPLTLTNAPRLSDIRTMTALLQSLGCEVTSLQDGKVLTMSSHDINNHKADYDIVRKMRASILVLGPMLARDGHAVVSLPGGCAIGARPVDLHLKALEAMGAELDLRDGYVHAKAIGGRLKGAEFTFPLVSVGATENALLAAVLAKGTTVLKNAAREPEIVDLANCLNKMGAQIEGAETGTITIQGVDSLHGATHPVVTDRIELGTYMLAPAIAGGEVELLGGQRELVGAFADKLEEAEIEVTQTNRGLKVKRKNGRVRAVDVVTEPFPGFPTDLQAQMMALMCTAEGTSVLEEKIFENRFMHAPELMRMGAKIDVHGGHATVTGVDKLKGAPVMATDLRASVSLILAGLAAEGETVVSRVYHLDRGYEHVVRKLSGVGAHIERLQEGD from the coding sequence ATGGATAGAATCGTGGTCAAGGGCAACGGCGCCCTCTCGGGAGACATTCCGATCTCGGGCGCAAAGAACGCCTGTCTCACCCTGATGCCGGCAACCCTGCTCTCCGAAGAGCCGCTGACGCTCACCAACGCGCCGCGCCTCTCCGACATCCGCACCATGACGGCCCTGCTGCAATCGCTCGGCTGCGAGGTCACCTCGCTGCAAGACGGCAAGGTGCTCACCATGTCGTCGCATGACATCAACAACCACAAGGCCGATTACGACATCGTCCGCAAGATGCGCGCCTCCATCCTCGTGCTCGGGCCCATGCTGGCGCGCGACGGCCACGCCGTGGTCTCGCTGCCCGGCGGCTGCGCCATCGGCGCCCGCCCCGTCGACCTGCACCTGAAGGCGCTCGAAGCCATGGGCGCCGAGCTCGATCTGCGCGACGGCTACGTCCACGCCAAGGCCATCGGCGGCCGCCTCAAGGGGGCCGAATTCACCTTCCCCCTCGTCTCCGTCGGCGCCACCGAAAACGCCCTGCTCGCCGCCGTGCTCGCCAAGGGCACAACCGTCCTCAAGAACGCCGCCCGCGAGCCCGAAATCGTCGACCTTGCGAACTGCCTCAACAAGATGGGCGCGCAGATCGAGGGGGCCGAAACCGGCACCATCACCATCCAGGGGGTCGACAGCCTGCACGGCGCCACCCACCCCGTCGTCACCGACCGGATCGAGCTGGGCACCTACATGCTCGCCCCCGCCATCGCCGGCGGCGAGGTCGAGCTGCTGGGCGGCCAGCGTGAGCTGGTCGGGGCCTTTGCCGACAAGCTCGAAGAGGCCGAGATCGAGGTCACCCAAACCAACCGCGGCCTGAAGGTGAAGCGCAAGAACGGCCGCGTGCGCGCCGTCGATGTCGTCACCGAGCCGTTCCCCGGCTTCCCGACCGACCTTCAGGCCCAGATGATGGCCCTGATGTGCACCGCCGAGGGCACCTCTGTGCTCGAAGAGAAGATCTTCGAGAACCGCTTCATGCACGCCCCCGAACTGATGCGCATGGGCGCCAAAATCGACGTGCACGGCGGCCATGCCACCGTCACCGGCGTCGACAAGCTCAAGGGTGCGCCCGTCATGGCGACCGACCTGCGCGCCTCCGTCTCGCTTATCCTCGCCGGTCTGGCCGCCGAGGGCGAAACCGTGGTCAGCCGGGTCTATCACCTCGATCGCGGTTACGAGCATGTGGTGCGCAAGCTCTCCGGCGTCGGCGCCCATATCGAGCGTCTGCAAGAGGGCGACTGA
- a CDS encoding DUF2948 family protein: protein MSEDAKFEDGSDRPIYIAAMDDGSLPIVSSLVQDAVFPITEMKFDRKAREFALLLNRFRWEDKARAEARGRPYERVQSVLRVGDVMGVATMGIDRSDADTILSLLAMTWEEGEEGAGALTLTLAGDGAIRLEVECLDVVLKDVTRPYVAPSRKAPEHPEG from the coding sequence GTGTCTGAAGACGCCAAGTTCGAAGACGGGTCGGACCGCCCGATCTACATCGCCGCCATGGACGATGGCTCGCTGCCCATCGTCTCCTCGCTGGTGCAGGATGCCGTCTTTCCGATCACCGAGATGAAGTTTGACCGCAAAGCACGCGAATTTGCCTTGCTGCTCAACCGCTTCCGCTGGGAAGACAAGGCCCGCGCCGAGGCCCGTGGCCGGCCCTACGAGCGGGTGCAATCGGTGCTGCGGGTGGGCGACGTGATGGGCGTCGCCACCATGGGAATCGACCGCTCCGACGCCGATACCATCCTCTCCCTGCTGGCAATGACCTGGGAAGAGGGCGAAGAGGGCGCCGGCGCGCTCACCCTGACCCTCGCGGGCGACGGGGCGATCCGGCTCGAGGTCGAGTGCCTCGACGTGGTGCTCAAGGATGTCACCCGCCCCTATGTCGCCCCCTCCCGCAAGGCCCCGGAGCACCCAGAAGGGTGA
- a CDS encoding GNAT family N-acetyltransferase, which translates to MSIRRLGPQDAEAFRALRLEALEEAPDAFGEDLEQARQKTDLDYANRLEMGDNFGAFAGGELVGILLYMREEGPKIGHRAFVMSVYLQPAHRGSGLASALLGAAVALAAETGVGQVELYVSSAAPRARAFYLREGFAEVGRSPRALCVNGCYHDELHMLRLLDPLEGGGAGG; encoded by the coding sequence GTGAGCATCCGCCGCCTCGGGCCGCAGGATGCCGAGGCCTTTCGCGCCCTGCGTCTGGAGGCACTGGAGGAGGCGCCGGATGCCTTTGGCGAAGATCTCGAGCAGGCCCGCCAGAAGACCGATCTCGACTATGCCAACCGTCTGGAAATGGGCGATAATTTCGGTGCCTTCGCGGGCGGCGAACTGGTCGGCATCCTGCTCTATATGCGCGAGGAAGGGCCCAAGATCGGCCACCGCGCCTTTGTCATGTCGGTCTATCTGCAACCCGCTCACCGGGGCTCGGGGCTTGCCTCCGCGCTGCTCGGGGCCGCCGTGGCGCTGGCCGCGGAAACCGGGGTCGGGCAGGTCGAGCTCTACGTCTCCTCCGCCGCCCCCCGTGCCCGCGCCTTTTACCTGCGCGAAGGCTTTGCCGAGGTCGGCCGCAGCCCCCGCGCGCTCTGCGTTAACGGGTGTTACCACGACGAACTCCACATGCTGCGCCTGCTCGATCCGCTTGAGGGCGGCGGGGCAGGCGGGTAA
- the hisD gene encoding histidinol dehydrogenase has translation MPVFLDTRDADFEARFLALLSAKREDSPDVDEAVARIISDVRERGDAAVIELTEKFDRLSLTPETLAFSEAEIDEHCARVPPAEAAALELAAERIRAYHVRQMPENAEWTDPDGATLGWRWGPVSAAGLYVPGGLASYPSSVLMNAVPAHVAGVERLVIACPTPGGEANPLVLYAARLAGVKTVYRIGGAQAVAALAYGTQTIAPVDKITGPGNAFVAAAKRRVFGKVGIDMIAGPSEILVIADPENDPDFLALDLLSQAEHDASAQSILITTDAAFGEAVSQAIDTRLQTLERAEIAGASWRDNGAVITVRSLDEAAELSDRIAPEHLELCVANPEKLSEKIHHAGAIFLGQWTPEAIGDYIGGPNHVLPTARSARFSSGLSVLDFLKRTTLAKMTPESLRAIGPAAETLATSESLQAHGLSIRARLDKLNR, from the coding sequence ATGCCCGTCTTTCTCGATACCCGCGACGCCGATTTCGAAGCCCGCTTCCTGGCCCTCCTCAGCGCCAAGCGCGAGGACTCGCCCGATGTCGACGAGGCCGTGGCCCGGATCATCTCCGACGTGCGCGAGCGCGGCGATGCCGCCGTCATCGAGCTGACCGAAAAGTTCGACCGTCTCTCGCTAACCCCTGAAACCCTTGCCTTTTCCGAGGCCGAGATCGACGAGCACTGCGCCCGCGTGCCCCCCGCCGAGGCCGCCGCGCTGGAGCTGGCCGCCGAGCGCATCCGCGCCTACCACGTGCGCCAGATGCCCGAAAATGCCGAGTGGACAGACCCCGACGGGGCCACCCTCGGCTGGCGCTGGGGCCCTGTGTCCGCCGCCGGTCTCTACGTGCCCGGCGGCCTCGCCAGCTACCCCTCCTCGGTGCTGATGAACGCCGTTCCCGCCCATGTCGCAGGGGTCGAACGCCTCGTTATCGCCTGCCCCACCCCGGGCGGCGAAGCCAACCCCCTCGTGCTCTACGCCGCCCGCCTGGCGGGGGTGAAAACCGTCTACCGGATCGGCGGCGCGCAGGCCGTGGCGGCCCTGGCCTATGGCACGCAAACCATTGCCCCGGTTGATAAAATCACCGGTCCCGGCAATGCCTTTGTCGCCGCCGCCAAGCGCCGGGTCTTCGGCAAGGTCGGCATCGACATGATTGCCGGTCCCTCCGAAATCCTGGTTATCGCCGACCCCGAGAACGACCCCGATTTCCTCGCCCTCGACCTGCTCTCCCAGGCCGAGCACGACGCCTCCGCCCAGTCCATCCTCATCACCACCGACGCCGCTTTCGGCGAGGCCGTATCGCAGGCCATCGACACCCGCCTGCAAACCCTCGAACGCGCCGAGATCGCCGGGGCCAGCTGGCGCGATAACGGCGCCGTCATCACCGTCCGCTCGCTCGACGAGGCCGCCGAGCTCTCCGACCGCATCGCCCCCGAGCACCTCGAGCTCTGCGTCGCAAACCCCGAGAAACTCAGCGAAAAAATTCACCACGCCGGGGCGATCTTCCTTGGCCAGTGGACCCCCGAGGCGATCGGCGACTACATCGGCGGCCCCAACCACGTGCTCCCCACCGCCCGCTCCGCCCGGTTTTCCTCGGGCCTCTCGGTGCTTGATTTCCTCAAGCGCACCACCCTCGCCAAGATGACCCCCGAGTCCCTCCGCGCCATCGGCCCCGCCGCAGAAACCCTCGCAACCTCCGAGAGCCTGCAAGCCCACGGCCTCTCCATCCGCGCCCGCCTCGACAAGCTCAACCGCTAG
- a CDS encoding UPF0262 family protein: protein MSRICHIEIDDANLPPPTPEIEQERKVAIFDLLEDNSFIPDGREGVELPPGPYRLHLCIRERRLVFDISDENANEVGAFHLSLSPFKQVVKDYWQICESYYDAVKKLPPHQIEAIDMARRGIHNEGARVLQERLEGKAEVDTDTARRLFTLICVLHFGS from the coding sequence ATGAGCCGCATCTGCCATATAGAGATCGACGACGCCAACCTGCCCCCGCCCACGCCCGAGATCGAGCAGGAGCGGAAGGTGGCGATTTTCGATCTGCTCGAGGACAACAGCTTCATCCCCGACGGGCGGGAGGGCGTCGAGCTTCCCCCGGGCCCCTACCGCCTGCATCTGTGCATCCGCGAGCGCCGGCTGGTCTTCGACATCTCCGACGAAAATGCCAATGAAGTCGGGGCCTTCCACCTGTCGCTCTCGCCCTTCAAGCAGGTCGTGAAAGACTACTGGCAGATCTGCGAAAGCTATTACGACGCGGTCAAGAAGCTGCCGCCGCACCAGATCGAGGCCATCGACATGGCCCGCCGGGGTATCCACAACGAGGGCGCGCGGGTGCTTCAGGAGCGGCTCGAGGGCAAGGCCGAGGTCGATACCGATACCGCCCGCCGGCTGTTCACGCTCATCTGCGTGCTGCACTTCGGGAGCTAG
- a CDS encoding low molecular weight phosphatase family protein, whose product MAEGLMKKLYGHDAYVQSAGVYNDLDVDGFAIAVCDEIGVELHRHRSRSFEEMQQWGDDLSGFDLIVALSPASQRQALEMTRVFHLDVEYWPIMDPSGLGETREAKMGVYRQVRDQLLARMKQRFGPPTKG is encoded by the coding sequence ATGGCGGAAGGCCTGATGAAAAAGCTCTACGGCCACGATGCCTACGTGCAGTCGGCCGGGGTCTACAACGATCTCGACGTCGACGGTTTCGCCATCGCCGTCTGCGACGAGATCGGGGTCGAGCTGCACCGCCATCGCTCCCGCAGCTTCGAGGAGATGCAGCAATGGGGCGATGACCTCTCCGGCTTCGACCTCATCGTCGCCCTCTCGCCCGCCTCCCAGCGCCAGGCGCTTGAAATGACACGCGTTTTCCATCTCGACGTCGAGTATTGGCCTATCATGGACCCCTCCGGCCTCGGCGAGACCCGCGAGGCCAAGATGGGCGTCTACCGGCAGGTCCGCGACCAGCTGCTCGCCCGCATGAAGCAGCGCTTCGGCCCACCCACCAAGGGCTGA
- the infA gene encoding translation initiation factor IF-1, translating to MAKEELLEFPGVVKELLPNATFRVELENGHEIIAHTAGKLRKNRIRVLTGDKVQVEMTPYDLTKGRINYRFR from the coding sequence ATGGCCAAGGAAGAACTGCTCGAATTTCCCGGTGTCGTGAAGGAGCTCCTGCCCAATGCGACGTTCAGGGTCGAGCTGGAAAACGGCCATGAGATCATCGCGCATACGGCAGGAAAACTTCGCAAGAACCGGATTCGCGTCCTCACCGGCGACAAGGTGCAGGTTGAGATGACGCCCTATGACCTGACCAAGGGCCGCATCAACTACCGCTTCCGGTAA